The Nitrospira sp. sequence TTAGAGAACCTTTAGGGTATTGCTGCCTTAGCTCTCTGATTTTCCGACCAATATCCTCGTAGATATCTCCCACAATAAAATCCTCCTAAATTAGGATTATACCATCCTAATGTAGCTTGACAATGAAAAAGTTTAGTATTACTGTTACGGGACGATGAGTTCCTAAAACAGGAGTGCACTTATTTCGGACAAAAAAGGAGGGATGAAATGTCAAAACGAGGACCCGAAACTCATCATGTAGTGCATAACCCTGAAGGCGGATGGGATGTGAAGCGAGGTGGAGCCGAACGCGCCAGTAGTCACCACGACACAAAGCGTCAAGCTATCGACGAGGGCCGAGAGGTCAGCCGCAATCAGGGCACAGAGCTTCGAGTTCATAATCTCAACGGTCGAATCGGCAGCAGTGACAGCCACGGTGGTGATCCAAATCCGCCTCGCGGGTAAAAGACTTGTTCAAAATCTTTTGAGAAAGGTAATCGCAAATGCTCCAGGAAAAAGTAAGCCATCAAGCAGACGCACCCGGCCACCAAAAGTCCTTTACGATCATCGTCAACGGACGCCGCCGAACTATCACAGATCATAAGCTCACCTACATCGAGGCTGTGCATCTGGCATACCCCTGCGAGCAGCCATCCGAAACGGTTTCATTCACGGTCACCTATTCTAATCCGCACGGCAAGGACGGCTCTCTTGTTGAGGGTCAGGAAATCAAGGTTCAGGATGGGATGGTGTTAAATGTCCGTAAAACTGATCGCTCGTAGCCCCGACCTGAAGCGGCTGCAAGATGAGGGGTACGAGATTGAGGTTCGGAGCGGGTTTCTGATCGTCCGCTCCGTTCCTTACGTCACGTCAGGGAGGATGGTGGCCTTTGGCACCGTCGTCACCGACCTCGCGCTAAACGATGATATTACACAGAAGCCGCGAGATCATCAGGTGTGGTTTGCAGGTGAACAGCCATGCCACGCCACTGGCGCACCGATTACGGCGCTTGGGCCACAGCAGTGCAGACAGACTCTGTGCGATGGCGTGGTGGTGGACTTTCGCTTCTCGGCAAAGGCCGACTATCCCGATTACTACGCCAAGATTACGCAGTACGACGAAATCCTTTCCAATCCGGCGAGATCGCTGAAGCCCGCCGTGACGGCGCGGACTTTTCGTCCCATTGAAGCGTGCGAGGAAGATTCAATTTTTCTGTATGCTGATTCTGCAACCAGTCGCGCAGGCATCGTACCTGCGTCCATCAAACTCGCTATGAAGAGGATTGCCGTAGTCGGACT is a genomic window containing:
- a CDS encoding DUF2188 domain-containing protein encodes the protein MSKRGPETHHVVHNPEGGWDVKRGGAERASSHHDTKRQAIDEGREVSRNQGTELRVHNLNGRIGSSDSHGGDPNPPRG
- a CDS encoding multiubiquitin domain-containing protein encodes the protein MLQEKVSHQADAPGHQKSFTIIVNGRRRTITDHKLTYIEAVHLAYPCEQPSETVSFTVTYSNPHGKDGSLVEGQEIKVQDGMVLNVRKTDRS